A region of Oxyura jamaicensis isolate SHBP4307 breed ruddy duck chromosome 5, BPBGC_Ojam_1.0, whole genome shotgun sequence DNA encodes the following proteins:
- the TBPL2 gene encoding TATA box-binding protein-like protein 2 isoform X1, translated as MDGASPLERYLEHCTGQDDLSASPQLFTAMSPYDVDLPIQTEDGSFVSQFNQPKELPADFSSVDLSFLPDITQDNKEQNLSEDGSEMQEKLDGSVSRNEDSGIFVNESSLSCPDATQPSPEESSVCPPLTPMTPMTPVTPASESSGIVPQLQNIVSTVNLACKLDLKNIALHARNAEYNPKRFAAVIMRIREPRTTALIFSSGKMVCTGAKSEEQSRLAARKYARVVQKLGFPAKFLDFKIQNMVGSCDVRFPIRLEGLVLTHQQFSSYEPELFPGLIYRMVKPRIVLLIFVSGKVVLTGAKERSEIYEAFENIYPILKGFKKAS; from the exons GATGACCTCTCAGCTAGTCCTCAGCTGTTTACTGCCATGAGCCCTTATGATGTGGACCTTCCAATTCAAACCGAAGATGGATCATTTGTTTCTCAATTTAATCAGCCCAAGGAGCTTCCTGCAGACTTCTCCTCTGTGGACCTCAGCTTTCTTCCAGATATTACTCAAGataacaaagaacaaaacctcTCTGAAGATGGCAGTGAAATGCAAGAGAAGCTTGATGGGTCAGTATCAAGAAATGAGGACAGTGGTATCTTCGTGAATGAAAGCAGCTTGTCATGCCCAGATGCAACTCAGCCATCCCCTGAAGAGTCCAGTGTGTGCCCCCCTCTGACACCAATGACTCCTATGACCCCAGTGACACCTGCTTCAGAAAGCTCTGGCATAGTTCCTCAGCTACA GAATATAGTGTCAACTGTAAACTTGGCTTGCAAACTAGATCTGAAGAACATAGCTCTGCATGCCAGAAATGCGGAGTATAACCCAAAG AGATTTGCTGCGGTGATCATGAGAATCAGGGAACCACGAACAACAGCCCTTATCTTCAGTTCAGGAAAAATGGTCTGTACAGGAGCAAAAAg TGAAGAGCAGTCACGGCTCGCAGCAAGGAAGTACGCGCGTGTGGTGCAGAAGCTGGGCTTCCCTGCCAAGTTCCTGGACTTCAAGATCCAGAACATGGTTGGGAGCTGTGATGTGAGGTTCCCCATCCGGCTGGAGGGGTTGGTTCTCACTCACCAGCAGTTCAGCAG CTATGAACCTGAACTGTTTCCTGGCCTTATTTATAGGATGGTCAAACCAAGGATAGTGTTGCTTATCTTTGTGTCTGGAAAAGTTGTACTGACTG GGGCAAAAGAGCGTTCTGAAATCTATGAGGCATTTGAGAACATCTATCCCATTCTAAAAGGTTTCAAGAAAGCATCATAA
- the TBPL2 gene encoding TATA box-binding protein-like protein 2 isoform X2, translated as MDGASPLERYLEHCTGQDDLSASPQLFTAMSPYDVDLPIQTEDGSFVSQFNQPKELPADFSSVDLSFLPDITQDNKEQNLSEDGSEMQEKLDGSVSRNEDSGIFVNESSLSCPDATQPSPEESSVCPPLTPMTPMTPVTPASESSGIVPQLQNIVSTVNLACKLDLKNIALHARNAEYNPKRFAAVIMRIREPRTTALIFSSGKMVCTGAKSEEQSRLAARKYARVVQKLGFPAKFLDFKIQNMVGSCDVRFPIRLEGLVLTHQQFSRMVKPRIVLLIFVSGKVVLTGAKERSEIYEAFENIYPILKGFKKAS; from the exons GATGACCTCTCAGCTAGTCCTCAGCTGTTTACTGCCATGAGCCCTTATGATGTGGACCTTCCAATTCAAACCGAAGATGGATCATTTGTTTCTCAATTTAATCAGCCCAAGGAGCTTCCTGCAGACTTCTCCTCTGTGGACCTCAGCTTTCTTCCAGATATTACTCAAGataacaaagaacaaaacctcTCTGAAGATGGCAGTGAAATGCAAGAGAAGCTTGATGGGTCAGTATCAAGAAATGAGGACAGTGGTATCTTCGTGAATGAAAGCAGCTTGTCATGCCCAGATGCAACTCAGCCATCCCCTGAAGAGTCCAGTGTGTGCCCCCCTCTGACACCAATGACTCCTATGACCCCAGTGACACCTGCTTCAGAAAGCTCTGGCATAGTTCCTCAGCTACA GAATATAGTGTCAACTGTAAACTTGGCTTGCAAACTAGATCTGAAGAACATAGCTCTGCATGCCAGAAATGCGGAGTATAACCCAAAG AGATTTGCTGCGGTGATCATGAGAATCAGGGAACCACGAACAACAGCCCTTATCTTCAGTTCAGGAAAAATGGTCTGTACAGGAGCAAAAAg TGAAGAGCAGTCACGGCTCGCAGCAAGGAAGTACGCGCGTGTGGTGCAGAAGCTGGGCTTCCCTGCCAAGTTCCTGGACTTCAAGATCCAGAACATGGTTGGGAGCTGTGATGTGAGGTTCCCCATCCGGCTGGAGGGGTTGGTTCTCACTCACCAGCAGTTCAGCAG GATGGTCAAACCAAGGATAGTGTTGCTTATCTTTGTGTCTGGAAAAGTTGTACTGACTG GGGCAAAAGAGCGTTCTGAAATCTATGAGGCATTTGAGAACATCTATCCCATTCTAAAAGGTTTCAAGAAAGCATCATAA